AAATCTCATTCCAAACAAATCAAAAGTAGACAGAGGTTCCGGGATTAGCAAGAAAAGAGGCGGGGATGAGGTGGAGGAGAAACGGAACTGTACTCGCAAAAATGAGAGTGAGCGTGGGGGCGTGGCTACCCTGGGGCTCGGCTCTCGCGCCGGGCGAAGGGGAGGAGTCTGTCAGTAAGCGGGCGAGGCCTGGCGCCACAAACCCAATCACCGGACTGAATCACCCCGCAGGGACGAAAAGAAGGCGGAGCCTGCCGACCTGGAGGCGGGGCTTTATCAGAGCCGGGGCGGAGCCTATACAGGAGGCGGGGCTTTAGGGACAAGTTTCCAGGCTGGGGAGCAGTGACCAAGGGAGTTCGGCTGGGGGCGCTGTATTTAGAGGGGGTGGGGGCCTGGAGCGACTGAGGGGCCCGGCATTTGGCCGGAATCCCAGGAAGCGGCGTCCTTGTTAGTGTGGGTTTTGGCGGGGTTCCTGAGGAACTGGATTCGGAGCGTGCTCGCAAGGCGAGAGTTTCCGTAGAGGCCTAGTTTAGGATGTAACCAAGTCCGGTGGCCCCAGAAGCGGGTGTGCAGGGCGCCCGCTGGATCCGCGGCTTGACGGCAAAACGCGCTTGGGAGGTCGAGGGGCGCAGAGTGGGGCCGGGCCGTAGGCGTCCTTACGGATCCCAATAGTTCTCGTGGTGCTGTGCAGCAATGATGATGACTACGGTGAGGATGGTACAGAGCACCATGGCTGCTATGCCCACGGCCAGGGAGATGAAGGAGAAGTTCCGGGCCTCGCGTGAAGCGATCTCGGCTGACACCATGTCTCCGCGGGCCAAGGCCGTGCGCACCtgcgggggagggtgggggagagcaGATCAGAGAGCTGCTACCTCGGCCGCACGCCTCAGCCTCCCTCTAAGGTGCTCCCCAAAACGTCCAACACTCCCTGGGACTAAGAAAGACCCAGTGAGCCCTCCTCTGTATACTCCGCCTccattccctcccccaccctacccccccaCACACCTGCACTGCCTTGAAGATGGCAATGATGCCTGTAGGCCAGAAGCAGCAGATGGTGGTCAGCACCGCGATGGGCATGTAGTCATGGGGCGGGCGCCTCGGCTCCAGCAGGGCCAGCCCTGGGCCTTGGGGCGGCGGGGGGAGCGTGGAGGTTACTCCCGTTCCCCCCGGGGTCCCGCCGGCATAGGGCTGTGGAAGGAAGGTTGTGGGGAGAGGACGTCACTCTTACCCTCCTTGAGCCCACCAACTTTCCACGTCTGGCAGAGAAAGAGGGTTGTTTCCTTCTTTCAAACCTCCTCTGGACTTTTAGGCTGTTTCCCCTGCCAGGCCTTGATCTTTGACTCCAGCTGACCACCAGACCACTCCCTCCCCcccgtccccccgcccccccattcCCAGGCTTTTCCTTAGTCTCTCCTCTCCCTTGGCCCCAGAACGCCGCCTGGTCCCCTGGCCCTGTTTCTCTATCCCACCAGCCCCCAGTGTGTCCCCAATTCCAGGTCCTGTtccatccccccctccccccaggcccctGTCCGCCCCGTACTCACCGCGCCCACCGGGTAGACTGGCACGTAGGCAGTGCAAGGCTGCAGCTGTAAGGGGTAACCGGGGGCTACGTAGCCCCCCAGTGGCAGCGTGCCTACCGCTCCAGTGTGCGTGGGCACCACGAAGCCCGGGGCCTGGGCAGTGTGagcgggcggcggcgggggcggggcggcggcggcgggcggcggcgggggtAGTGGGCCCTCGAAGCGAGTCTCCTGCAGGTAAGGGTCGGGTGGCATGCGGGGCAAGGTAGCGCAGCCGGGTGGGGGTACCCCAGCGGCCGGGCCGGGCGGGACGTGATGTGGAGGCCTCGGCAAGGTGGCGGAGGACGAGGGACCGCGCTGAGCGGCGGCCCCGGAAGCCAGGCCCCCTGCCCCTAAGCGCGGGAGGGTGGCCGTGCCAGactggtggtagtggtggtggtggtgatggtgcgaGGAAGGGGCTGTCTGTTGGGGCGGGGCGGGAGGTTCggccgggggctggggggcaTTGTAGGGTGGTGGAGAGGTGTGAGGGACTGAGTCGGGGAGGCCTGGGGGTGGTGAGCAGAGGTGTGGGGAGAGATAAGACAGACGAGAtaaggaggggcagggggagacaCAGAGGGTCAGGGATGGAGGAAGAtaatgggagagacagagaggagatgGGTGAGAAGCCATCTCTCATTCTTGGGGCAGCAGAGAGGTTGTATCTAGGCCATCagctcccccccccgcccccgcttttCAATCTAGTTTTGAGGTCATAACTCTCTTCTGCTCCTCTCCCTTCTTCAGCAATGGGCACACAGCTTTAACCTGCAGACCCAAACTCATATGCTCCTTGGCTTATGGCTGCCTTTGGGCTAGCCTATGCGAGCTAGtcctgtgtgtgcacgtgtgtagaCATGCAACACTGTGTTAACATGTGCTCAGTTCAACAGTTGTATAAACACATGTAGGATAACATGttcctctctgcccttccttcAGTGGGGAGGGGGTTCCCTAGTCTCTTTGGCAGTCTCAGTACCACTTTTAGGACAGATTAAAGAAGGGTCCTCTGGATTTTACTCCCCTGGCAACCCCCATCTGATCATCTCTCCATATTTCCCCATTGGATGTCTCCATGCGAGCCAGTGTCATCTGTCCATCTGTCACTTGCAATGATGCTACCCATGCAGTACCTGGCTGATGCTAATCCACTCTTGTACTTCCCTCACCCTCTCAACCTGCCCCCCTAACCCATGTTGTTGGCAAGGGACTGAGGCTGAGACtggcaggaggaaaggaagagaagggagggataTAAAAAGAGGAGGGGGTTTGGGGGTCGGGGTGTGGAGAGCTGGATACAAGGGGAATGAAACAGAACCAACCGCTAGGGAGGGGTAAGGGGGGGGGGAGAGTCAGGAGACACTGGAGAGGGCtggaggttttgttgttgttttctaccTGACTTTTCGGATGACATGCCTGCTGTCTCGCTGGGACAGGATCCGTGCAACCGGAGTCTGGAGTCAGGGTCCCTGGCTAGCACCGGAGTCTGGGTGCGCAGATTGCGCAGCCGGCAGCAGCGCAGAGATGGAGAGATGAAGACTGTGGCGGCGGGGGGCGGAGGGAAAGCAGGGAGGGGGGGAGCTTAAAGGGACCGAGGCGAGGGAGGGGGAAACCTCCAGACGTATCCCCACTCGGTCTCTCTCCGCTTTTGGACTACATCTCGCCTCCTCTCACCCCGGCATTCAAGCCCCCAGTTTGGGCTCCTTTGGAGTTGTCATGGAAACTGGGAGGCAAGCAAGACCAGGCAAGGCGGGTGGTactaagggaaggaaggagggagaaagaactCTCTAGAGTCTTCCCCTCCAAGACTGGCCGTAGTGATTATATTGTGGGAGGCAGCGAGCAGGTGCTCAGTGGCTTCAATACCCCAGTTCCCTCTGGATCTTGTTCACCCCAGTCAGGCCTCCCCCTCCTCAGCTTCCCTCAGAGTCCCTGTAAGATCTCAGGATCTTCTCCCAAATCCTTGGCTCTTAGTTTTCCCCCTGTAGGAGAGATGACTGAATGAGAGAGAAccgtaaaaacaaaaacaaacaaacaacaaaacaaaacaaaacaaaatagagagagagagaaaaccgtGTGCAGAGTTGAGGCCGGCCATGGCCTGAAAAGTTCCCAGGGTTATGACCTCGACCTGCCACCCTGGCCTGGGATGAATCGGGAGGTAAAGTGAGAGGCTCTGGTCTATAGCAGTTCAGAGGTAGGAGGCCTGTGGtgtgttgggggctgggggttgCAGGGTAGGACGAAGAGGAAGCTTGGGGGATAAATAGATACCTTTCCTCTCCAGGATGAAGGAGCTGAAGCCcgctgggaggaggggatggaTCAACTGCTCATTGCTGGCAGCTCGGTTTGGGAATACGTGCTtggtcccccttcccccctttacTTATTGGGCTTCTTAGGGTTTCCAGGGCCCTCAGTGTTCAGATCCATTCCTGaaatcccacccacccaccacccccgccaAGACGCAGCGCCATTGCCTGAGTCGACCTGGGGGCACAGCAGTAACTGcagtctttttattttgcttattgtaTCTTGGGAGCTTGTCCGTGGGGATGGGGGCTGAAGATCAGCAGTCAGCCAAGATTGACCAGAGTTGGGCTTTTTGCAAAAACGTAACTGGGAGTCATTATTAcccaccccaccttccccctttAGACTAGTACTTCCCGGCCCCCGTCTGAGGCAGTCGCTCTCCGGAGCTCTGTCCTTCCCCTCCGACTCCAGGCAGAAACTACAGAGCTGTAAGAGAGGCGCTTGCCAGGGCGATTCCCAGGCCCCAGAGATTTAGATCACAGCCCCATACCGCTCACTCTGGCTTCTAAGGCGTTCGCGTGAGCCCCTAACCCACTACCGCCACCCCATCCTCTACACAACTCGGGGCGAAAGTTGGTTTTATTGGGAGAGACTTAGACTGGCAAAGACCTTGTGAATAGAGAGAGGAATTCAGAGAAGCTgcgattttttatttttattttttaaatcaagggaAACGTCTTTAAATGCTAAGTAAAAGCCCTAACCCGGGCACCTGGGTATCGGTAGGGGTCACAGGTGGAGAGGTGCGGGACGCCTGGAGTTCAGAAGTCCAGACCGGGTGGGAGCTGTGGCTTTGCAGTGCCCGGGTCCTGTTCTGGGAAGCCTTGTTAGCTGTGGCTCCTGAGAGAATCCCCCGGAGGACGCCTCTGAGTAAGGAGCCGCCCACAAGGAGTTCCAAGTTCAGGGCGGGGTTGTGGAGTCGCTCTGGTGGAAAGACTCATCCGAAAGCAAACAAGCCCGAGTCAGCGCTGCCCTAGGGGCCCTCCGCCTctggggggcggggtgtgtgtgtcaCAGATGGGCCCCGGAGTAGAGTAGGGCAGAAGAAACTGGGCCAAGCTGCACTTTTACCTCGAGGGGCCTCGAGGGGCCTCGAGGGCTCTCCGTGTCTCTGGAGACAAGGGCACTACACGCACTTCAGGATGAAGAGTTGTAAGACGCAGATCCGGCGCGGGCGGGAGGGAAGGGCTTAGGAGTAGGGTCCGCCTGGGCTACCTTCAGCCCTCATCAGACGGACGACGAAATGCGAAGGACTGCCTTTCCCCAGTCTGTTCTCCCAGCGCCTCCCTGGGGAAAGAGAACTCCGTGTTCCGTTGCGGAGCCGGACGCCTGAATTGGGAAGTAGGGCGAATCAAGGCCGGGAAATGGGACCTTGGGTCGCTGCTGCCGCAGGGACTGAAGAGGCAGTCTCTCAATTCCCAGGACATGTTTGCTGCTTCTGCCTCTCCCCGCCGGTCTAAATGGATCGCTCCACCTATTTCCTCCCCCGCTCTTTGGGCGGAATGGATTGTTCCATTGCCCCTCCAGTCTCCGGCCTGCGTTGCGGGGGACACAGGCATGGTTGGTAGGGAAAGCCCCGGACGTGACGGCTGAGTGCGACCCTGAGCAGCCTCCCCTCTCCCATCTGGTCATTCCCCTGCGCGCGTTCTCCTtacacccttcccctcccccacgtgGGTTCCAAGCTGCATGGAAGTAAACAGCGGGCAGAGCGAGGCTCACGGACCCAGGCCTGGTGGGAGTTTGCACTCTCCAGGGGTCCTGCGCTGCTGCTCAGGGGTCTTTCTTGCAAAACCCCGGTCTTGCATGGCTGGGATGATGCATTAGGAAGATGCTGGCCTGGGGACAGAGTCCCCGCTGAGTTAGGGACGGGGCTTGGGTGAGCGTCAGTGCGTCTACAATGTGGTTGTGGGGTGTGTTTGTGGGGAGAGGACTAGAGTAAAAGTAGGATATTTTGTGACAAGGACCTGGTGTGGGAACGGGCAGGGGAGGCTTGATTGCCGGCGTCTGTTCGGAAGGCAGGGGGTGTTGTCATCTCTCTCACAGGCCCTCATCGCCCCCTTCTCAGGCGGGAGCATGCTGGGGCTCCCGGGGCTGCGGCTCCCCCCGGCGGGGTTCCTGCTCCTGTTGCcattcctgctgctgctgctgctgcccgcAGCCCCCGCGCCCCATCGGGCTTCCTACAAGCCGgtcatcgtggtgcatgggctctttgACAGCTCGTACAGCTTCCGCCACCTGCTGGAATACATCAACGAGGTCTGACAGGGGACCCACGGTTGTGGGGCGTTGGTGGCGTCTTcagaggctggggaaggagaaTGGGGAACTGAATGCTGGGCCTGCCAacttcctcggggagctggtGCTGGCGTGGGGAAAGTCTGGGGACGAGAGATCCTTGGTTCTAGCAGGGCACAGTAGGCATGTGGGCGCTGGCCAGGGGGCGGTGTGGAGGGGCTTCATCGTCCATCCCCGGTTGGGGCATTGCCCCCTTTCCACAGACACACCCTGGGACTGTGGTGACAGTGCTCGATCTCTTCGATGGGAGAGAGAGTTTGCGGCCCCTGTGGGAACAGGTGCAAGGGTTCCGAGAGGCTGTGGCCCCCATCATGGCAAAGGCCCCTCAAGGGGTGCATCTCATCTGCTACTCGCAGGGTaggcaccctcccccaccccagctcctaaGCCCTATCTGAGGCTTGATCCTTATCTGAGGGACACTGCCTAGTGTTCCCTTTTTTGAGCCACATTGCTTCAGCCAGAGCCCTGATACTTGAGCCCTCCTTTTCTGACTTCCCTCAGTACCTGGGTCTTATCTCTGTGTGTGTCctgagtgggagggaggctcccTGCACTGCTGCCCCTTTCTTTGCCCATTACCCATGGTTCTTGGGCACAAAAGGTAGTGGGACAGTAAAAAGCACCCTACAGTTAGGCGGGACACCCAGTATCgaattctggctctgtcacttacatgACGTGGATGTTTTGACACAGGGTGTgtgccttctctgggcctcagtttcctttaggtacactgtgtgtgtgtggggtgcggACGGGGGGGCAATGTTGGCCCGGCTGTCCCTAAGTCCCTGCCCAATGTGGTGTTCTGCCTGCAGGGGGCCTGGTATGCCGGGCACTGCTCTCTGTGATGGATGAACACAATGTGGattctttcatctctctctcctctccacagATGGGACAGTATGGAGGTGAGTGGGCACTGTGGGCTCCATAGGGGGGGCCCTGAGTCTTGAGGGCACAAGTTTGGAGCCACCTGGCACTGCTGTTCTCTTGCCAGACACGGACTATTTGAAGTGGCTGTTCCCCACCTCCATGAGGTCTAACCTCTACCGCATCTGCTATAGCCCCTGGGGCCAGGAATTCTCCATCTGCAACTACTGGCATGGTGAGTAGGACCTGCCAAACTGGGGCCTCCATGGAAAGGGCATCCTGGAGGATAGGGCCTGCTGCTCCCACCTCTACCATAACCAACAGCAGTGATAATGATAACTTAACCGTTATTGAGCGCTTACTATGTGAACAGGCATTGTTCAAAATGCTTTACGTGTATCACCTTATTTGCCTTAGAGAGTATAGCCTGCTGCAGGGGTTGGTCGACTGTATcattaaagggccagatagtaaatattttgggttttgcAGGCcgtacagtctctgtcacaaccacTCAGTTCTGCCACAGtcatgtgaaagcagccatatatcgtatgtaaatgaatgagtgtgtctgtgttggcgataaaatttatttacagaaacaagcAGTGAACTGGATTTGGCTAATGAGTCATAGTTTGCAAACGCCTGGTATAGTTCTTAAGACCATGGATGCTGCTGGGTCcagactgcttgggtttgaaGCCTGGCCCTGCggcatgactttgggcaagttactcaacatttctgtgactcaattttcctcatctgtataatgataTAGTACATACATTATAGggtggttatgaggattaaataaattaatgaatgtaaTGTACTTGGAACAGTATCTGGCTCATAGTAGGTGTTAGAAAAAGATGTTTGCTATTATGTTTACAATTATGGCTACTATTATATTACTATTCACCTTGTCTATTACTTTAGCCTCCTGATTGGTCTTCCAGCCTCTGGTCTTGCCTCTTCTCCCTGCTTCTCTGACAACCTTTCTAACTGCTGTTTGTACCCAGACCCCCACCATGATGACTTGTACCTCAATGCCAGCAGCTTCCTGGCCCTGATCAATGGGGAAAGAGACCATCCCAATGCCACTGGTAAGACCCCAGGCTCCTACCCTGGTCCCATTTTCTGCTTCTCTGACCCCCTGTGTTCCCCTCTCCAACCTGGCCTGACCCCTGTGACTGACTCAGGCTCTCTTCTTCCCACCCTGCAGCTTGGCGGAAGAACTTTCTTCGTGTGGGCCGCCTGGTGCTGATTGGGGGCCCTGATGATGGTGTCATTACCCCCTGGCAGTCCAGGTAATAAGGGACTGTGTGGCCTGAAGATTGGCTAAGGACACCCCAGCCCCCACCAATCTTTATCTCATTTCTAAAACTGGCCTGCTCCTTCCACTGTTCAGTTAATACCCCTACCCTCCATTCATCTTGTCACCCAAGACCAAAACCTGGGAGTCATCTCCTAGCCTCTTATATGTAGCCAGTCACTAAGCCCTGCTGACTCTACTAGGTGGAGTCTGCTTGCTCTCCATCCCTACCAACCCCTCTTTGTAAAAACTTTTAACTTTGAAGTATTTACAGATTCATAGGAAGCTGCAAAGATAGTTTAGAGAGGTCCCGTGTATCCTTCACCCAGTTCCCCCCAATGGTTGCATCCTGTGTAACTATagcacaatatcaaaaccaggaatatGACATTGGTACGTGTATATAATTCCATATGCCATGTAATCACATTTCCTACCACCTCTTTTACTTACCTGGTCTACTGTAATAGCCTCCAGCCTCGTCCTCTCTATCCTATTCCTCAGGAAAATCCATGGCTTCATGGCACTATGTGCCTGCCTTTGATCATCATGAGTGATCTGAAATGTCACCTGATCTACTTtagtcactcaacaaatactcTGTGTGCCTAGGCACTGTTCTGGGTCCTGGGGGTGCAGtagtaaatgaaagagaagtcCATGGTGTTATGTAGCTTACATTCTTGtgggggagacagataataaatgtaaatctaTATGCCAAAGGGTGATAAAAGAAGGCAGGGGAAGGGATTAGAGGATGGCCAGGGCCTATATTAGCTGGTGGCCAGAGAAGTCCTTCTGGAAGAGTTGCCATTTGAGCAGagactgaaggaagtgagggaaaagAGTTGTGCATCAAACTGGGGGAAGAACAACCCAGGGGAGAGGAGTAGCacctgcaaaggccctggggcaggtctGAGGAATAAGGAGGCCCATGTGGCTAGAGTGCAGGGAGCTatggagagggtgggagaggaggtgaAAGAGGTAGCAGGGACCAGTTACAGAGAGCCTTTGTGGGGCAAAGTAAGCCCACCcccttttttcctgaaatatacacaacatgaaattttaccatttttaagtgtatagttcggTGGCATCAAGTCCATTCACATTCTTGTGTAAGCATCACCACTATTTAtctccagaaccttttttttcttcaaattgaaACCTCATACCCTTTAAAGAATGGTAAATCCCTCATCCCTGCCACTccctggcccctggcaaccatggCCCTTGATTTTTGAAAACTCTGAATGAGACGGGAACACATTGGAAGGTTTTAAGTGAATGAGTAACATGCCTTATAATAGTTAGAGATgggatttatttttatctcatttcaaACTATCCTGTGAAGATAATAATGGCTCAAGGTTATATAGCACCTTTTATGTCccaaagcattatgctaagtacttTTCAAATaaagctcatttaattctcacaacaaccctataggGTGATTACTATTATCCTCTTCTGACATATAAGGAAACTTAAGtacaaagagattaaataacctGCCTACATTCATAGAGTTAGTAAGTGGTGAAGTCAGGCTGTCTGACTTAACCACAATGTTTTGCTTCCTCTCTACAAAGGAGGTATTCTTATACAGGGCAAAGAAGATAAGCAACATGATCAACCACACACAGTGGGGAGTGTGTGGCAGAGCTGGAGTTTAAATCCAGGTCTTTGTGCCCCTACTGCTTTCCTACCGTATGAAATCCAGCCCTTCAACAAGGCCTCCAGGCCTCCAACCCAGCACCCCACGCACCCAGCTGTGCCTTACCTCTGTGCTGCTCTTGCTGTTCCATTTGCCTGGGACAGCCTTCCTTAGTCCAGGGTAATCGCTGGGAAGCCTTTGTTGATGCTCTAAAACTAGGGTAGTAGCCTCTCCTCTTTGCTCCCATAGCCCATATTGGCATTTGTTCAGTTATTTATGGCCTGTGTCCACTCAGTGCCCATGCCAGttaaatattcttaatttaaaaaaaattaagaactttttattttgaaataatttcatacTCAAGAAATTACCAAAGTGGTACAAAGCAATCTTGTATCCTCTTCACCTAGATTTcccaaatgttaacatcttaccgAGTTTACATTagcatcctctctctctccctccttctctctctctctccatatatatatatacacacatatatatgtacggAGTATGTGTGTGAACCATTTGAGAGCAGGTTGCATGGTATCTCTTCACCCTTGAAAACTTCAGTATGTGTctattttctatgtacagtacattcttttacatatccACAATAcaatgatcaaaatcaggaaattaacattgatacagtGCTCTGTAGACCTTATTCAAATTTTCCCAATTGTCCTTATAGAAAAAAATCCAGTGCAAGATCCAACCCAGGATCCCgtgttgcatttagttgtcatgtctctttagtctcttttaatctggaaTACTTCCTTGGTCTTTGTACACGACCTTGATATTTTTGAAGCGTATGAGCCAGctattttatagaatgtccctcagtttgggtttgttggctatttcctcatgattagattcagattaTGCATTTTTGATGGGAATTctgcagaagtgatgctgtaCCCTCAGTGCATCACCTCATGAGGTACATGATACCCAGTTAAATATTGGTATTTTGAGTGTCCTCCTTGCTGCTTGTGTCCTCAACAGGCCATGAGTTCCTGAAGAACCCTAGCCCACCTTGATTTTCTCCAGCTCTCCTGATAACCTCCCCCTTACCCCCCAATCTTTTTGTAGCTTCTTTGGTTTCTATGATGCAAATGAGACGGTCTTGGAGATGGAGGAGCAACTGGTGAGTTCATTGGAATTACTTTCCCTTTCTGCGCGCACTGTCCCAGCTGTCTGTGGCTCTCTCTGCCACTGACACGGGAGTTGAAAGGTTCACCCTGTGGGGAGGGGGTCTGGGACACGAGCAGGAACTTACTTTGTCCTCCCTATGTCTTTCTTCCATGCCCCTTTGCCCACCTTGAAGGTTTATCTGCGGGATTCTTTTGGGTTGAAGACTCTCCTGGCTCGGGGGGCCATAGTGAGGTGTCCAATGGCTGGGATCTCCCACACGGCCTGGCACTCCAACCGTACCCTTTATGAGACCTGCATTGAACCTTGGCTCTCCTGAGGGATCCCTCAGGAACCCCCCAGCCCAGAGACCAAGTGGTAGCCTTGGATGTCAGGCCCTGGTGTGCCCGTGACCACCTCATTGctcccccactgcccccaccAACCAGGGCTCCCAGGGCCCCTTCCTCCGCTCCTCTGTGAACGACAAATCCTGGTTTCCGCCATCTTGTGTCCTCTCGTCTGGGGCTTGCTCCGAGCTCTCCCATCCTCTTAAGGCCAAGCGTGGCGAGTGAGAAAGCGGGTTAACTCGTGGCTGCTCCTACTGCTGCTCTGCGTCTCTGGCTGGAGATGGAggacccagcccctgcccaccacaGGGGTCTCCTTCCAGGCCACTCAGGACATTTTTAGCTTCTGTTTTCCCCATGTTCGCTGTTCGTCTGAACTCCCCTGTTGTGAGCCCTCCCAACCCCCAGGAAGGACCACCCATGAGAGTGGGGTTCCGAGGCTCCCCTATGGGGACATTTCCGTTCTTGAAGTGTCAGTGTTGGGGAATATCTGTGGCCTGTGAGGCCCATCTCAGGTTTGGGGATCCCCCAGTCCCTATGTTCAGTATTGGGGTGCCCTTGGGGAGCCCAGTTTCCTTGAGGCTCCAGCCCCTCTTTTAGCTACCCTTGAATGGGTGTTACCCTGTATTTATGGAAATAAAGTTCCATTTACTCAGTTTGGCTTGACTCATTTCCAGGTGAGGGAGACCTGGCTCCCCAaggagggtggggatggagagccTGAGGCCCGGGTGCCCGGATGcctggtctggggtgggacccccTTGGTGTTTCCGCTCTCTCAATGCCCATTCTGTGTGGGTTCCTGATTCTCTGCGGGTTCTTTCCTGCTGAGGACAATTCTCTTCCTGTCCCAGCCTGTGATTGGGGGGCTGAGCCCAGGGCTCTAGTGGTTTGGGCCCCAGCCTCATGGGTGGAATGCGCCAGCCACCCCCAGGCTAGACGAGGGGGCTAAGGGTCAGGGTGGGCATTTGTGGTGCCCCTTTTTGACCTTTGTAGGCCAGAGCTGGGTGAGGGGCTGGACAATGAGCCTCCTCTTCCTCGAAAGAAGGAATCTTGGTGGAGACAATAAGGCCCTGTCTGCTCTGGCATGGGGGGCGGTGGCTGACTCAACTTTGCATACCCCCCACCAGGCCCTAACAAATGTCATCAAGAAATGGGGGCAATTTTCCCTTTACTTCCCTGGACAGTCCCCACCACACgcttctttctctcctcatcTGATCTTGCCTTTTCTCCCATGACTTGACCCCACTTTGTTCTCTGCCAGCTCTGCCTTTTCCTGCCCCTCAGCTCTTCCCTAGTCTGTGTTGGGTTGAAGGGTGGAGGGCAAGGGCCAGGGGTACTGCTGGTGTTTAAAGCTAGTAGTCTCTGCTGATTTGGGGGAGTTCCAAAAATAAGGGGCCTCATAGGGTTGAGAAGAGACTTCTAAGGGGCCCTTTGCTTGGCTGCGGGGGGTGAAGGTAGTGGGATCTGGACCCCACTGAACTGACCAAGCTCTAGCTGTGGAGGAGGCttgtgggagggggcaggaatgGGAGGGCTCTGTCTGGCCCGCCCCTCCTCTCCTTTGCAGCCCGCCCAGCCCGCCCACCAgtctgagctgctgcttctgaggctggtgGCCTGAAGTCTCCAGGAGAGGGGGAAAAGACAGGTGGGGAGAGAACGTCAAGGGGGAAAGACTGGGGGTCACTCAGAGTCTTAGAGTGAGTGTGAGTTGGGTGTGTTGTCTGAGTGAGGGGAGTGGGTCCAGGGTGTATGTGGTGGTGTGGGTGCGTGAGGGTAGCAGGAATGTGTTTAAGGTGGGGTTTCCAGGTGTGTGTGTACAAGGTGTAAAGGGGTGTAATGGTGCATATCTGATATTTTGAAGGTAGGAGGATTAGGATGGAAGAGGGCATGTCAGAGACAGGAGGGTCAtgaggggaggtggagggagtgTGTCGGGCTGTGAGCTTGTATGGTGCCGCACGGAC
Above is a genomic segment from Eubalaena glacialis isolate mEubGla1 chromosome 7, mEubGla1.1.hap2.+ XY, whole genome shotgun sequence containing:
- the PPT2 gene encoding lysosomal thioesterase PPT2 isoform X1 produces the protein MFAASASPRRSKWIAPPISSPALWAEWIVPLPLQSPACVAGDTGMALIAPFSGGSMLGLPGLRLPPAGFLLLLPFLLLLLLPAAPAPHRASYKPVIVVHGLFDSSYSFRHLLEYINETHPGTVVTVLDLFDGRESLRPLWEQVQGFREAVAPIMAKAPQGVHLICYSQGGLVCRALLSVMDEHNVDSFISLSSPQMGQYGDTDYLKWLFPTSMRSNLYRICYSPWGQEFSICNYWHDPHHDDLYLNASSFLALINGERDHPNATAWRKNFLRVGRLVLIGGPDDGVITPWQSSFFGFYDANETVLEMEEQLVYLRDSFGLKTLLARGAIVRCPMAGISHTAWHSNRTLYETCIEPWLS
- the PPT2 gene encoding lysosomal thioesterase PPT2 isoform X3: MDCSIAPPVSGLRCGGHRHGGSMLGLPGLRLPPAGFLLLLPFLLLLLLPAAPAPHRASYKPVIVVHGLFDSSYSFRHLLEYINETHPGTVVTVLDLFDGRESLRPLWEQVQGFREAVAPIMAKAPQGVHLICYSQGGLVCRALLSVMDEHNVDSFISLSSPQMGQYGDTDYLKWLFPTSMRSNLYRICYSPWGQEFSICNYWHDPHHDDLYLNASSFLALINGERDHPNATAWRKNFLRVGRLVLIGGPDDGVITPWQSSFFGFYDANETVLEMEEQLVYLRDSFGLKTLLARGAIVRCPMAGISHTAWHSNRTLYETCIEPWLS
- the PPT2 gene encoding lysosomal thioesterase PPT2 isoform X5, which gives rise to MLGLPGLRLPPAGFLLLLPFLLLLLLPAAPAPHRASYKPVIVVHGLFDSSYSFRHLLEYINETHPGTVVTVLDLFDGRESLRPLWEQVQGFREAVAPIMAKAPQGVHLICYSQGGLVCRALLSVMDEHNVDSFISLSSPQMGQYGDTDYLKWLFPTSMRSNLYRICYSPWGQEFSICNYWHDPHHDDLYLNASSFLALINGERDHPNATAWRKNFLRVGRLVLIGGPDDGVITPWQSSFFGFYDANETVLEMEEQLVYLRDSFGLKTLLARGAIVRCPMAGISHTAWHSNRTLYETCIEPWLS
- the PRRT1 gene encoding proline-rich transmembrane protein 1 — protein: MSSEKSGLPDSVPHTSPPPYNAPQPPAEPPAPPQQTAPSSHHHHHHHYHQSGTATLPRLGAGGLASGAAAQRGPSSSATLPRPPHHVPPGPAAGVPPPGCATLPRMPPDPYLQETRFEGPLPPPPPAAAAPPPPPPAHTAQAPGFVVPTHTGAVGTLPLGGYVAPGYPLQLQPCTAYVPVYPVGAPYAGGTPGGTGVTSTLPPPPQGPGLALLEPRRPPHDYMPIAVLTTICCFWPTGIIAIFKAVQVRTALARGDMVSAEIASREARNFSFISLAVGIAAMVLCTILTVVIIIAAQHHENYWDP
- the PPT2 gene encoding lysosomal thioesterase PPT2 isoform X4 — translated: MKSCGSMLGLPGLRLPPAGFLLLLPFLLLLLLPAAPAPHRASYKPVIVVHGLFDSSYSFRHLLEYINETHPGTVVTVLDLFDGRESLRPLWEQVQGFREAVAPIMAKAPQGVHLICYSQGGLVCRALLSVMDEHNVDSFISLSSPQMGQYGDTDYLKWLFPTSMRSNLYRICYSPWGQEFSICNYWHDPHHDDLYLNASSFLALINGERDHPNATAWRKNFLRVGRLVLIGGPDDGVITPWQSSFFGFYDANETVLEMEEQLVYLRDSFGLKTLLARGAIVRCPMAGISHTAWHSNRTLYETCIEPWLS
- the PPT2 gene encoding lysosomal thioesterase PPT2 isoform X2 → MFAASASPRRSKWIAPPISSPALWAEWIVPLPLQSPACVAGDTGMVGGSMLGLPGLRLPPAGFLLLLPFLLLLLLPAAPAPHRASYKPVIVVHGLFDSSYSFRHLLEYINETHPGTVVTVLDLFDGRESLRPLWEQVQGFREAVAPIMAKAPQGVHLICYSQGGLVCRALLSVMDEHNVDSFISLSSPQMGQYGDTDYLKWLFPTSMRSNLYRICYSPWGQEFSICNYWHDPHHDDLYLNASSFLALINGERDHPNATAWRKNFLRVGRLVLIGGPDDGVITPWQSSFFGFYDANETVLEMEEQLVYLRDSFGLKTLLARGAIVRCPMAGISHTAWHSNRTLYETCIEPWLS